From the genome of Rhizobium oryzihabitans:
TTTCGCATGTTTGCCAGTTGGGTTCCTACCCTTACTTGTCACGGTTGCCCATGAACTGCAGGAGGAACATGAACAGGTTGATGAAGTCGAGATAAAGCGTCAGCGCACCCATGATTGCCTTGCGGCCAGCCACGGCAACTTCGTCGCCATCGAAGTACATTTCCTTGATCTTCTGCGTGTCATAGGCGGTGAGGCCTGCGAAGATCAGCACGCCGATCGCGGAAATCGCGAACTGAAGCGCAGAGGAAGCGAGGAAGATGTTGACGATGGACGCGATGATGAGGCCGAACAGACCCATGATCAGGAACGAACCCATGCCTGAAAGGTCTTTTTTCGTCGTGTAACCGTAAAGCGAGAGCGCGCCGAACGAGGCAGCGGTCACGAAGAACGTCTGTACGACGCTCTGGCCGGTATAGACCAGAAAGATCGAGGACAGAGACACACCCATCAGCGCCGCATAGACCCAGAAGGTCATCTGGGCGGCGGAAACGCTCATGTTCTGGATACGGAAGCTAAGGAAGAACACCAGTCCGAGCGGTGCGAGCATGACGACCCAGCGCAGCGGCGACGCATAGAGCAACTGTGCGAAAGCCGGATTGGTGGTCGCGAGCGTGAAGGTAGCGAACGCCGCAATGCCGGTGATGACCAGAGCCAGCGCCATCAGGTTGTAAACCTTGAGCATATAGGCGCGAAGACCTTCATCGATCATCGCACCAGTCTGTGCACGGGTCTGCGCCATGCGGTTCTGGTAGTTATTGAAGTCAGCCATTGTTTCCTCTTTTGAGCTCCGTAATTGCTACGGTGTCGGGATACCTCCCGGGCGCCGCTGCGGAGCTTCAGCAAGCCTGCCCAAGAATATGATGGCAGAACGTGTCCGATACAAGGCCTTTTCCGGTCGAAAAGACACCATATGCGCGAAAAGCGCTCACGTTTCGGCGATCATTACAAAGAATTAATCGTTAAAGTTAAGCGGCGCACAACCGATGATTATTCACCCGCCTGCCGCAAAACCGGAGCGGCTTTCTGTCCGAGAATTCGCCAGGTACCGATGAGGCCGATACCCACCGTCATGACGAGGGCGACGACGAGCGTGCCTATCGCCACATCCGGCAGGAAGGTGGAGGGCAGTTTCATGATGCGGGCAATTACGAACCATGCCGAGACGCCACCGGCGAAAAGTGCGAAAACGGCGGTGGCGAGACCGAGCATCATGTATTCGTAGGAGAAGGCGCGGATGAGCAAGTTTCGCGTGCCGCCCAGCGTTTTCAGGATAACCGCGTCATGGGTGCGGGCGCGGTTTCCGGCGGCAAGAGCGCCGGCGAGAACGAGGACGGATGCTATCAGGGCGACGGCCGCTGCGGCACGAATGGCAGTGGCAAGCTGACCGACCAACCGGTTGACGACATCGAGGGCGTCCTTCACGCGCACGCTGGTGATCGTCGGGTAGGCGTTGGTGACGGCGCGCAATATCTGGCCTTCATCACTTGCGGATGCGGAAGGGTCAGCGAGTGTCGCAAGCCAGGCATGCGGTGCGCCGCGGAACGTGTTTGGCGAAAACACCATGACGAAATTGATCGACAGGGATTCCCATTCGACATTGCGCAGATTGGCGATCTTCGCCGTGATGCTGCGGCCGAGCACGTTGACGGTGACGCTGTCGCCGATCTTGAGGCCCAGTTCCCGCGCCTCTTCCGCCGCAAAAGAGACCAGCGGTTCGCCGCTATAGTCCTGTCCCCACCACGTTCCTTCCGTCAGTGTCGCGTTTTTGGGAATATCCTGCGAATAGGTAATGCCCCGATCGCCGCGCAGCACCCATCGACCGGCCGGCGGCACATCCATTTTTGTCACATCTTCGCCGTTGAGCGCGAGGATCCGCCCGCGCAGCATCGGCACCTCGGTCAGCGTGCCTTCCGGCGCTTCCCGCTTCAGGAGATCGCGGAAGCCCTGCAGCTCGCTGCCCTGAATATCCACGAAGAAGAAATTCGGCGCGCGGTCCGGCAGGCTGTCCGTCAGTTCGCGGCGCAGATTGCCGTCGATCAGCGTCAGGGTCACGAGCAGGGTCAGGCCGAGGCCGAGGGAGAGCACGACCGAGGGTGTGAGCGCACCCGGCCGGTGAATATTGCCAATCGCCAGGCGAAGGGCGGCGGAATGAACGCGTGGGCTGCGTTTGGCGATGGCCTTCACGCCAGATGCCACGAGCCGCAGGACCACGAAAGCGAAGGCGATGGCGGCGAGGAAGACCGAGGCGATGAAACGGTCTTCCGCCGAAAATATGGCAAGTGCTGCGAGCGCTGCCAGCAGCAGGCCGGTGGTGGCCAGATAGGGCCAGGACGGCCAGCTGCCCTCTTCGAAACCCTGTTCGCGGAAGAGCGCCGTCGCCGGGACCTCGCGTGCCTGACCGAGAGGCACGATGGCGAAGGCAAGCGTCGTCAAGAGGCCGAACAGCGCGGCGAGACCGAGTGCGCCGGGGTAGAAGGCGAGTTCTTCCGGCACCGGAAGCACGCCTTCCAGAAAGCGCATGGCGACCAGTGGCGCGATGGCGCCCACCGCAAGGCCGATGACGATGCCGACAACGGCAATGAAGGCGATCTGGAAGAGATAGGTCATGGTGACCACGGAGGCCGGTGCGCCCAGGCATTTCAGCGAGGCGATCGTCGTGCGCTTGGAATCGAGAAAGGCACGAACGGCGTTGGCGACGCCGACACCGCCGACGATGAGGGCGGTAAGCCCCACCAGCGTCAGGAATTGCGAGAAGCGATTGACGTTTTCGGTGAGCGAGGGCGCTGCCCGGTCGCTGGTACGGATGGACCAGCCGGCATCGGGAAACGCCTTGTTGGCCGCATCGGTCATCGTTGACCGCGCTGCAGGATTGTCCAGGCGGATCTTGTAGGCATGTTCGACCAGACTTCCGTTCTGAACGAGACCCGAGGCGAAAAGCGCATCGCGGCTGACCATCAGCCTTGGCGCAAAGCCGAAGCCATCGGACAACGCGTCCGGCTCGTCGACGACGGTGCCGGTCAGTTTAAGCTTCACATTGCCAAGCAGGACTTCATCGCCGACCTTGATGCCGAGCCGTTCGAGCAAAAGCGGCGCAGCGATTGCGCCATAGGTGTCGCCGGTCTCTGCCAGAAGCTCGCTCAGCGGCCGATTGGGATCCGCCACGAAGCTACCGTAGAGCGGATAGGCGTCATCGATGGCTTTCACTTCCGTCAGGGTCTGTTCGGAACCGTCGGCAAGGCGTGCCATGGAACGCAGCCCGGTGGAAACGGCGATCTTGCCGAGGCCGTCGAGATAGGCCCTTTCCTCTGCGGTCGCCTCCCTGTTGCGCAATTCGAAACGCACATCGCCCGCCAGTATGGACTGGCCTTCCGTGGCAATGGCGCTGGTGACGGCGCGTGACACGGAATTGACGGCTGCAATGGCGCCGGTCCCGAGCGCGATGCAGGCGAGGAAAATGTAAAAACCGCGCAGGCCGCCGCGAATTTCCCGCCGCGCGAGCCTTGCGGCGTTCCTGATATTGGCAAAAGACGGGAGAAAGGAGCCGATCATGCCGAAACCGCCCGCGCCATCTGGGCCTTGGCGCTGTCACCCTCTATTTCGCCGGAGCGCACCTTGATCTGCCGTGAGCAGCGGGCGGCCAGCGAGGGGTCATGGGTGACGAGAACCATGGTCATGCCGCGCTCGGCCTGTTTTGCAAAAAGAAGATCGGCGATCTGCTTGCCGGTGTCGGTATCGAGGTTGCCGGTCGGTTCGTCGGCGATCAGGACGGCGGGGAGGGCGCAAGCGCACGGGCGATGGCGACGCGCTGCTGCTCGCCACCGGAGAGCTGGCCGGGATAATGGTTGAGGCGTTCACCGAGACCGACGGCGACGAGTTCCCGTTTGGCGATCTCGAAGGGGTTCGGGGCGTTGGCGAGTTCCAGCGGAACGGCGACGTTCTCCAGCGCTGTCATGTTTGCGATCAGGTGGAAGGACTGGAAAACGATGCCGATATTCTTGCCGCGAAAATCTGCGAGCGCATCTTCGCCGAGCTTGTGCAACTCCGTGTCCGCAATGACGATCTCGCCGCTATCCAGCCTCTCGAGGCCGGCAAGCACCATCAGAAGGGTCGATTTTCCCGAGCCGGACGGACCGACAATGCCAACTGCCTCGCTTTCGCCGATGGCGAGATCGATGTTCTTGAGAACGTGAACGGAGGCGGCGGCGTTGCCGAGCGTGAGGTCGGCTTTCTTCAGCTCTATGATGCTTTTCGTCACAATTCTCGTTCCTATATATGATGAAAACAGTCTGGCGGTGTCGATGCAGTCGGTATTTCAGACAATGTGAACCAAGTTAGGAAAGCCGTGATGAGATTTAAAGCTGCCCTGTTTCACTTCATCGTCATTTTCGCCGCCGCCTTTTCTGCCTCTGTGGCCATGGCTCAGGAGCGGACATTGCAATTGGTCGGCCTCGGCGACAGCCTGATGGCCGGGTATCAGCTGCCTCCTAACGACAGCTACACCGCACAGCTTGAAGCTGCATTAAAAGCCAAGGGCATCAATGTCACCGTCACCAATGCCGGTGTGTCCGGAGATACCTCGTCCGGCGGTCTGGCGCGGGCGGAATGGTCCGTTCCTGATGGTACGGACGGGGTCATTCTGGAACTCGGAGCCAATGATGCGCTGCGTGGTATTGCGCCGGAACAGACCGAAAAGAACCTCGACGCCATCATTTCCGGTTTTCAGAAGCGCAATATAGCCGTCTTGCTGGTCGGCATTATGGCGCCGCCGAACATGGGCGAAGATTATGCCAAGCGCTTCAATCCGCTCTATCCTCAGCTTGCGGAAAAATACAACCTGCCGCTTTATCCCTTCTTTCTGGATGGCGTGGTGACAGATGACAAGCTGAAGCTGGATGACAAGATGCACCCCAATACGCAAGGAGTTGCCATGATGGTCGAGAAATCTTTGCCGGCTGTTGAAAGCTTCATCAAGACAATCGGTGCGCAAAAAAAATAAGCACTTGCGCCCGCCTGCATTGCGTGATTCGCTATGCTTGTTCTGCCAAGAGATTCGGGGAGCTCGCCATGCCGAGACTGTTTACCGCCCTCGAAATTCCGCGCAATGCGGCTATGAGCCTCTCATTGTTGCGCGGTGGTCTGCCGGGAGCCCGGTGGATCGATGTGGAGAATTATCACATAACCCTGCGTTTTATCGGTGATATCGACGGGCGGACCGCCGATGAGGTCGTTGACCGGCTGGATCGGATCGAAAGGCCGGAATTCCAGCTCAATCTCACCGGCATGGGTTCCTTCGGTTCCAAGAAACCGCATTCCATCTGGGCAGGGGTTTCCCCCTCACCGGAAATGCATGCGCTGCAGGCCGAGGTCGAGAGAATTTGTCAGAGGATCGGTCTCCCACCCGATCCGCGCAAATTCATGCCACATGTGACGCTGGCGCGGCTGCGCTCCTCGCGTCTGGACGATGTGGTGCATTATCTTTCCGGACGCGGCAACTTCCGCACCTCGCCCTTCACGGTCGGCCGTTTCGTGCTGATGTCGTCGAAGGAATCGGTGGGCGGCGGGCCCTATATCGTTGAAGAGGCGTTCCCGCTTCACGAGGCGCGATCCAACTCCATCTTTTCGAGCAACGAGCTGCATCCCGCCAAAAGCATGTTGTAGACGGCCTGAAAGCCGTCTTCACCGCCGAAGTATGGATCGGGGACGCTGTCGCGGCGTCCCGAAGCATAGTCCATAAACAGGTGGATTTTGTGCTTCTGGTTTTCCGGCGCCTTTTGGAGCAGTTTCGCCAGGTTGCCCGTATCCATTGCAAGGATCAGATCGAAGTTTTCGAAATCGGCCTGACTGACCTGCCTTGCGCGCTGCCGGGAAATATCGATGCCATGCTTGCGGGCGACCGCGACGGATCTGCGGTCCGGGGCGTTTCCCGTGTGCCAGCCGCCCGTTCCGGCAGAATCGACGGTGAGCCGCTCTGCGACACCTTTCATTTCGGCAAGATGGATAAAAACGCCTTCGGCAAGGGGTGAGCGGCATATGTTGCCCATGCAGACGAATAGAACGGATGTGCGCGTCATGAGGATTATGGGTCGCTCCGGCAGTTCAAGCGTGTCATGGTTGTGCAGGTACGGCGGGCGCCCTTTCACGCGGAGGTAATAATCATGAAATATCCCAGACTTGAGCAGGACGCCATCCGGGAGGAGCTTTTAAAACTGGAAGGCTGGTCGTTGCGGGAAGATGGCGCGGCGATCGTCAGGTCGTTCAAGTTTTCGAGTTTTGCGGAGGCCTTCGGTTTCATGGCGGAGTCCGCTCTTGCGGCTGAAAGGCTCAACCATCACCCGGAATGGTCCAATGTCTATTCACGGGTGAAGGTCTGCCTCACCACCCATGATTCGCAGGGTGTGACCGAGCGGGATTTTCTTCTGGCCGGGCCATGCAGAAGGCCGCTGCGGGCCGGGGGAATTGAACGGCGGGCCATAAGTCCCATATAATAGCCGTGACCGGAGGACCGTCGATCATGGATGATGTGAAAATCGGTGAAATTCTTCTGCCAGGCGAAAACGACAGGCAGGAAGAGCGCGAGAGCGTCGTGCGTGCCAAATTCTGGCCGAAGCTGAAGCGCGTGATGACGAAGGTGCCGTTTGCGCGCGACGCGGCGGCTGCCTATTATTGCGCGATCGACCGTGACACACCGCTGCGCGCCAAGGGCATCATTCTGGCCGCTCTTGCCTATTTCATCATGCCGATGGATGCCGTGCCGGACGTGCTGGCGGTCATCGGTTTTACCGATGACATCGCGGTTATCACCGCCGCTTTGGCGATGATCCGCGCCCATATCAAGATGGAACATTACGACGCGGCCGACGCCATGCTGAAACGACAGCAGGAAGCTGAGTAACGCCTCTGTGATGTGGCGCACCGGCAGAGCCCGGCAGGTGACAAATTCTTGCCTGAATTTGTGTGTCATACACATGACGGAAGGACGTGCCTCGCCCTTCTCCTCAGGGTGCTGGGAGTCGCCGATCTGTAACACTGCAAGACGTTTTCGGCATTTTATGCGTGTTGTTGACGGTTTGGTAACCGCTTCCTGACCACAATGAGAAAAGACGATCCGCACCTGAACGTGGCCGATCCATAAAATGGAGCCCGCCGCTGCTTCGGGCCAATGGAAGACAATAACCCGGCAGGAAATTCTATGTTTGTAAGAAGTGTAGCAACCGCAGTGGCCATTTTGCTGACCAGCGTCGGCGTAGCATCTGCACAGTCGCCCACGCGCATCCAGCAGTTCAATGCATGGGGTGCCTATTCGTACAAATCGGGCAACAGCACCGTCTGCTACGTTCTTTCCATTCCGACCGCCAAGGAACCGGCAAGCGTCGATCACGGCGATATCTTCTTCATCGTGTCGCAGCGTCCGGGCCAGAACATCTCCTATGAGCCGCAGGCCATGGTGGGTTACCCGCTGAAGCAGGGTTCCAAGGTCAATGTGACGATCGACAACAAGAACTTCGTCATGTTCACCAAGGACAAGGCTGCCTGGGTTGAAAACGCTGCAGAAGAGCCGGCTCTCGTGGCTGCCATGAAGGGCGGCAAGTCGATGACCGTCAAGGCCACCTCCGGCCGCGGTACCGCGACGTCCTATTCCTATTCTCTCTCGGGCATTTCAGCTGCTCTCAAGCAGATCGAGAGCTGCAAGTAACTCAGACGCTTTACTGCGTTTTGTGATGGCCGGTCATTGACCGGCCATTTGCGTTTTTGACAATTTGATGCTAAAGGCGCGGCAACATTGACAGGCGGATGCGCGAAAAGTGCTCCGCCTTTGATTTTCTCGACATGCAGACGATTTTCCGCCTATCCGACAGGCCGGTCGTGCGATGCATTGGATGATGGGATAGCGTGATGTCCGTAATGCAAGCCCCTGCCGGTCTGGCAGTCAAAACCCCGCTGATCGCCAATAGCGATCTCATGTCCGGCAAGCCGTCGCTGATCGGCTTGACGCGTGAGGAAATGGGCGAGGCGCTGGCCGAAATCGGTGTGCCGCAGAAGCAGGTGAAGATGCGCGTCAGCCAGTTGTGGAACTGGCTTTATGTGCGCGGCGTCTCGGATTTCGACAATATGACCAATGTCGCCAAGGAGCTTCGCGAGAAGCTGAAGGCGGCCTTCACCATCGCCCGTCCGGAAATCGTCGAGGAGCAGATCTCCAACGACGGCACCCGCAAATGGCTGATGCGTTTTCCGCCGCGCGGTGCGGGACGTCCTGTCGAGATCGAGACTGTCTATATTCCCGAAGAAGGTCGCGGCACGCTGTGCATTTCCAGCCAGGTGGGCTGTTCGCTGACCTGTTCCTTCTGTCACACCGGCACCCAGCGCCTGGTGCGCAATCTGACGGCTGAGGAAATCCTCTCCCAGCTTCTGCTGGCCCGCGATCGGCTCGGCGATTTTCCCGATGGTTCGACACCGGTTGGCGCCTATGTGCCGAGCGAAGGCCGCAAGGTCTCCAACATCGTGATGATGGGGATGGGCGAACCGCTCTATAATTTCGAACATGTGAAGACGGCCCTGCTGATTGCGACCGATGGTGATGGCCTGTCGCTTTCCAAGCGTCGCGTCACCCTGTCCACCTCCGGCGTCGTGCCGGAAATCTTCCGCACCGGCGACGAAATCGGCGTCATGCTGGCGATTTCTCTGCATGCGGTGCGTGACGATCTGCGCGACATGCTGGTGCCGATCAACAAGAAATATCCGCTGAAAGAACTGATCGAGGCCTGCCGCAACTATCCCGGCCTTTCCAATGCCCGCCGCATCACCTTCGAATATGTGATGCTGAAGGATGTGAATGACAGCCTGGAAGACGCCAAGATGCTGGTTCAGCTTCTGAAAGGCGTTCCGGCCAAGATCAACCTCATTCCGTTCAATCCATGGCCGGGCACGAACTACCAGTGCTCGGAGTGGGCGCAGATAGAAAAGTTCGCAGATTTTATCAATCAGGCGGGTTATGCCTCGCCGATCCGTACACCGCGCGGCCGCGACATTCTCGCCGCCTGCGGCCAGCTGAAGTCGGAATCGGAGCGCATGCGCAAGACGGAGCGGCTGGCTTTCGAGGCGATGATGATCGCCAATCACGGCGCGGACGACTGAATAAGTCACAACTGCGCCAGAAAGCTTGGCTTGTGGCGGTTCTACGATTGATTTCGAGCTGTCTTGTTTCTAATAAGACGGCAATAAGAAACCAACTGGAGGATACCCATGCGCGCATTCATTCTGGCGCTCGCAGCTGCGAGCGCCCTCGTTCTGCCGGCGAAGGCTGAAAACGTCACCGTTGCCGTCACCGCCATTGTCGAACACCCGGCGCTTGACGCCGCACGTGATGGCGTCAAGGCAGCTCTTGCTGAGGCCGGTTACAAGGAAGGCGAGAACCTCAAGTTCCTCTACGAGTCCGCGCAGGGCAATCCCGGCACAGCAGCGCAGATCGCGCGCCAGTTCGTGGGCGAAGCACCCAACGTCATCGTGCCGATCTCCACGCCGTCGGCACAGGCTATCGTTGCGGCGACGCGCGATATTCCGGTCGTCTTCACGGCCGTTTCCGATCCGGTCGGCGCACAGCTCGTCAAGGACATGGAAAAGCCCGGCCGCAACGTAACCGGCCTTTCCGACATGCTGCCGGTCGGCGAGCATCTCGCGCTCATCAAGGAAATTTCGCCGAACGCCAAGTCCATCGGCTTCCTTTACAATTCCGCCGAGGCCAATTCGGTCTCGACGCTTGCGACGCTGAAGGCTGAAGCCGAAAAGGCAGGCCTGAAGGTCGTCGAATCCGTCGCCACCAAATCCGCCGAAGTCCAGGGCGCAACACGCGCGCTGGTCGGCAAGGCCGATGTGATCTACGTTCCGACCGACAACACCATCGTTTCCGCTTTCGAGGCGGCAGCAGGAGTTGCAGCGGAAGCCAAGATACCGCTTTATGCCGCCGATACGGATTCCGTCGCGCGCGGTGCGGTTGCTGCCCTCGGCTTCAACTATTTCGACGTTGGCAAGCAGACCGGCGCCGTGGTTGTCCGCATCCTCAAGGGTGAAAAGCCGGGCGACATTCCGGCAACCATTGCTGTCGGCACGGATCTGGTGATCAACAAGAAGGCCGCTGAAAAAGCCGGCGTCACCTTCCCGGAAAGCGTGACCAAGCGCGCCACCAAGGTCATCGACTAACAACCGAACTTCGGGCGGCGGCAAACCCGCCGCCCGCTTTGCGCGGCACGAAAACAATGCCCGCATCCGCCGACGTGGCGGCAATAACAAGGACATTACCGTGAGCCAAATCGCCTTCTGGGGTGCCGTGGAGCTGGGACTGGTCTTCGCTTTCGTGGCGATCGGCGTCTATCTCGCTTTCCGCGTGCTTGATTTTCCTGATCTGACCGTTGACGGTTCGTTTCCGCTCGGCGCCGCCGTGGCGGCCGTTCTGATCATTTACGGTCTCAATGCCTGGGTCGCGACGGCGGTTGCGATGGTTGCGGGCGCTGCCGCCGGCGTCGTTACGGCCACGCTGAACGTCCGCTTCAAGATACTCAACCTGCTTGCGTCGATCCTGACGATGATCGCGCTGTTTTCGGTCAATCTCCGTGTGATGGGGAAACCGAATGTGGCGCTGCTCAATCAGGATACGATGATCTCGCCATTCTATGGTCTTGGCCTTTCAGAATATCTCGTGCGGCCGCTCTTTGTCGGCGCGCTGGTGGTGATTGCGGTCATTCTCGTCTGGCGTTTCCTTGAAAGCGATGCCGGCCTTGCCATGCGGGCAACGGGCGCCAATGCGCGCATGGCGCGGGCGCAGGGTGTGAAGACCGGCAACCAGATCTATCTCGGCATGGCGCTTTCCAATGCGCTGGTGGCGCTCGGCGGCGCGCTGTTTGCGCAGACCAACGGTTTTGCGGATGTGACCTCGGGTGTCGGCACCATCGTCGTCGGGCTTGCGGCCGTCATCATCGGTGAAACGCTGTTCGGGGCACGGGGCATTCTGATTGCGCTGATCGGCTGTGTTTTCGGCTCCATCGCCTATCGCCTTGCCATCCAGCTTGCTTTGTCGAGCGATGTGCTGGGTCTCAAGGCATCCGATCTCAATTTCGTAACGGCGGTATTGGTGGCCATCGCATTGATCCTGCCCGACTGCGCCGCGGGGGAGCAACATCGTGATTTCCCTTTCCGATATCCAGGTCGTCTTCGGGCGCGGAACGCCGCTGCAAAAGCAGGCGCTGGCCAAGATCGATCTTACCATTGACACCGGTTCTTTCGTGACGGTCATCGGCTCGAACGGGGCTGGAAAATCCACGCTGCTCGGCGTTCTGGCTGGCGACGTCCCGCCGACGGCCGGAAAGGTGACGATCGGCGGCGCCGATGTCACCCGCAAGCCGACCGCGAGCCGGGCTGGACGCGTGGCGCGTGTGTTTCAGGACCCATTGGCGGGTAGCTGCGGGGCGCTCACCATCGAGGAAAATCTGGCGCTTGCGGCATCACGCGGAGAGCGTCGCGGTTTGTTGCCGGCGCTTGGGCGCGGCAGGCGGGATTTCTTCAAGGAGCGGATCGCTTCGCTCAATCTCGGCCTGGAAAATCGCCTGAAGGACCGTATGGACCTGTTGTCCGGGGGACAAAGACAGGCGGTCTCGCTTGTCATGGCGACGCTTTCCGGCTCGGATGTGCTGCTGCTCGATGAACATACGGCAGCGCTTGACCCTGGTATGGCGGAGTTCGTGATGGAACTGACCCGCAAGGTGGTCTCCGAGCGCAAGCTGACAACGCTGATGGTCACCCACTCCATGCGCCAGGCGCTGGATTATGGCGACCGCACCATCATGCTGCATGCCGGTGAAATCGTGCTCGACGTATCCGGTGAAAGCCGCAAGGGGCTAGAGGTCGAGGATCTGATCGACATGTTCCGCAAGATACGCGGCCAGACGCTAGATGACGACGAGTTGTTGATCGGCTGATCGTTTCAAAAGGCGCCTTCGGGCGCCTTTTTTGTTTGCCGTCAGCGCGCCTGGGTGAAGAAAATCTTGAAGGCGAAAATCGAAAAGACGCCGGCGATCGTATAGTCCAGCCCGCGCAGCACCTTCCTGTTGCGTTGCAGCCAGGCGGAGAGCACATCGGCGGCGATAACGATGCCGATGCCGATCGGCAACGCCACTATTATGGACCAGAGCCCAAGGAAAATCAGCTTGCCGGTGACGTGCGGATCGGAGGCGCTGACGAATTGCGGCAGGAAGGTCATGAAGAAGATGATGATCTTTGGGTTCAGGAGATTGACCCAGATGCCGTTCAGCAGGGCGGATTTCAGGGAGGCCTGCGTTTTCTCGCCGGTGGTCTTGACCATCACGAAATCCGAACCCTTGCGGATCGCCTGAATGGCGAGCCAGACCAGATAGGCGGCTCCGCCGGTCTTGAGGACCATGAAGGCGGTCGGTGAGGCGACGATGAGGGCGGCAACGCCGAAAGCGACGAGCATCGTGTGCACGGTAATGCCGATATTGGTTCCGAGAAGCGTCATGAAACCAGCCGTGCGGCCTTCGCGCAGGGACCGGCTGATCCACAGCGTCATGTCGGGTCCCGGCGTTACCGCCAGGAGCAGGATGGCAATGGTGAAGGCGGCAAGTGTTGGCAGGCTTGGAACGAAATCCATCGCGGCACCCATGAAATCTGGAGATTGCCGTTGCTTAACGCGATTTCGCGTTTCTGCCAATGTTTTTGCGCGGTGGTGTATTGGTGTGAAAGCCGCCGCAATATCAAAATCGCGACGGCTCAGAATGCTCAGTTTTTCAGGAAGCTGGTGAAGGCGGCGGAATATTCCGTGTGCCAGCGCGACAGCGGCGGACGGTTCTGCACGATATCCTGAGCGGCCCAGAGAATACGCTTCTCGTCCGTCGGGCGATCCACTTCGCCATCGGGGCAAAGGATGTAGAAATCGCCCTTGCCGATACTGTCGACCATGAAGTCGACGGTCTGTTCGCCGGTCCACGCCCCTGCCGGCTTTTCCGTCCTGCCATGCGCCGTCAGGCCCGTAAAGACGAAGCCAGGGATCAGGAGATGGGCGGAAACTGCGCCGTTCGGAATATTGCGCAGCTCATGCTGAAGCGCTTCCGTGAAGGCTTTGACGCCCGCCTTCGAGACATTATAGGCGGGATCGCCGGGCGGGGTGGTGATGCCCTGTTTCGAGCCTGTATTGATGATGAGCGAGGCCTCGCCATGGGCGATCATGCCCTGCCCGAAGACGCG
Proteins encoded in this window:
- a CDS encoding Bax inhibitor-1/YccA family protein; its protein translation is MADFNNYQNRMAQTRAQTGAMIDEGLRAYMLKVYNLMALALVITGIAAFATFTLATTNPAFAQLLYASPLRWVVMLAPLGLVFFLSFRIQNMSVSAAQMTFWVYAALMGVSLSSIFLVYTGQSVVQTFFVTAASFGALSLYGYTTKKDLSGMGSFLIMGLFGLIIASIVNIFLASSALQFAISAIGVLIFAGLTAYDTQKIKEMYFDGDEVAVAGRKAIMGALTLYLDFINLFMFLLQFMGNRDK
- a CDS encoding ABC transporter permease, translated to MIGSFLPSFANIRNAARLARREIRGGLRGFYIFLACIALGTGAIAAVNSVSRAVTSAIATEGQSILAGDVRFELRNREATAEERAYLDGLGKIAVSTGLRSMARLADGSEQTLTEVKAIDDAYPLYGSFVADPNRPLSELLAETGDTYGAIAAPLLLERLGIKVGDEVLLGNVKLKLTGTVVDEPDALSDGFGFAPRLMVSRDALFASGLVQNGSLVEHAYKIRLDNPAARSTMTDAANKAFPDAGWSIRTSDRAAPSLTENVNRFSQFLTLVGLTALIVGGVGVANAVRAFLDSKRTTIASLKCLGAPASVVTMTYLFQIAFIAVVGIVIGLAVGAIAPLVAMRFLEGVLPVPEELAFYPGALGLAALFGLLTTLAFAIVPLGQAREVPATALFREQGFEEGSWPSWPYLATTGLLLAALAALAIFSAEDRFIASVFLAAIAFAFVVLRLVASGVKAIAKRSPRVHSAALRLAIGNIHRPGALTPSVVLSLGLGLTLLVTLTLIDGNLRRELTDSLPDRAPNFFFVDIQGSELQGFRDLLKREAPEGTLTEVPMLRGRILALNGEDVTKMDVPPAGRWVLRGDRGITYSQDIPKNATLTEGTWWGQDYSGEPLVSFAAEEARELGLKIGDSVTVNVLGRSITAKIANLRNVEWESLSINFVMVFSPNTFRGAPHAWLATLADPSASASDEGQILRAVTNAYPTITSVRVKDALDVVNRLVGQLATAIRAAAAVALIASVLVLAGALAAGNRARTHDAVILKTLGGTRNLLIRAFSYEYMMLGLATAVFALFAGGVSAWFVIARIMKLPSTFLPDVAIGTLVVALVMTVGIGLIGTWRILGQKAAPVLRQAGE
- a CDS encoding arylesterase, with the translated sequence MRFKAALFHFIVIFAAAFSASVAMAQERTLQLVGLGDSLMAGYQLPPNDSYTAQLEAALKAKGINVTVTNAGVSGDTSSGGLARAEWSVPDGTDGVILELGANDALRGIAPEQTEKNLDAIISGFQKRNIAVLLVGIMAPPNMGEDYAKRFNPLYPQLAEKYNLPLYPFFLDGVVTDDKLKLDDKMHPNTQGVAMMVEKSLPAVESFIKTIGAQKK
- the thpR gene encoding RNA 2',3'-cyclic phosphodiesterase; its protein translation is MPRLFTALEIPRNAAMSLSLLRGGLPGARWIDVENYHITLRFIGDIDGRTADEVVDRLDRIERPEFQLNLTGMGSFGSKKPHSIWAGVSPSPEMHALQAEVERICQRIGLPPDPRKFMPHVTLARLRSSRLDDVVHYLSGRGNFRTSPFTVGRFVLMSSKESVGGGPYIVEEAFPLHEARSNSIFSSNELHPAKSML
- a CDS encoding low molecular weight protein-tyrosine-phosphatase translates to MTRTSVLFVCMGNICRSPLAEGVFIHLAEMKGVAERLTVDSAGTGGWHTGNAPDRRSVAVARKHGIDISRQRARQVSQADFENFDLILAMDTGNLAKLLQKAPENQKHKIHLFMDYASGRRDSVPDPYFGGEDGFQAVYNMLLAGCSSLLEKMELDRAS
- a CDS encoding YkvA family protein; this translates as MDDVKIGEILLPGENDRQEERESVVRAKFWPKLKRVMTKVPFARDAAAAYYCAIDRDTPLRAKGIILAALAYFIMPMDAVPDVLAVIGFTDDIAVITAALAMIRAHIKMEHYDAADAMLKRQQEAE
- a CDS encoding invasion associated locus B family protein — translated: MFVRSVATAVAILLTSVGVASAQSPTRIQQFNAWGAYSYKSGNSTVCYVLSIPTAKEPASVDHGDIFFIVSQRPGQNISYEPQAMVGYPLKQGSKVNVTIDNKNFVMFTKDKAAWVENAAEEPALVAAMKGGKSMTVKATSGRGTATSYSYSLSGISAALKQIESCK
- the rlmN gene encoding 23S rRNA (adenine(2503)-C(2))-methyltransferase RlmN — its product is MSGKPSLIGLTREEMGEALAEIGVPQKQVKMRVSQLWNWLYVRGVSDFDNMTNVAKELREKLKAAFTIARPEIVEEQISNDGTRKWLMRFPPRGAGRPVEIETVYIPEEGRGTLCISSQVGCSLTCSFCHTGTQRLVRNLTAEEILSQLLLARDRLGDFPDGSTPVGAYVPSEGRKVSNIVMMGMGEPLYNFEHVKTALLIATDGDGLSLSKRRVTLSTSGVVPEIFRTGDEIGVMLAISLHAVRDDLRDMLVPINKKYPLKELIEACRNYPGLSNARRITFEYVMLKDVNDSLEDAKMLVQLLKGVPAKINLIPFNPWPGTNYQCSEWAQIEKFADFINQAGYASPIRTPRGRDILAACGQLKSESERMRKTERLAFEAMMIANHGADD